Sequence from the Rutidosis leptorrhynchoides isolate AG116_Rl617_1_P2 chromosome 3, CSIRO_AGI_Rlap_v1, whole genome shotgun sequence genome:
aatttatgaagaacacttagaacttgaagatagaacttgagagagatcaattagatgaagaaaattgaagaatgaaagtgtttgtaggtgtttttggtcgttggtatatggattagatataaaggatgtgtaattttgtttacatgtaaataagtcatgaatgattactaatatttttgtaattttatgagatatttcatgctagttgccaaatgatggttcccacatgtgttaggtgactcacgtgggctgctaagagctgatcattggagtgtatatactaatagtacatacatctaaaagctgtgtattgtacgagtacgaatacgggtgcattcgagtagaattgttgatgaaactgaacgagggtgtaattgtaagcatttttattaagtagaagtattttgataagtgtcttgaagtctttcaaaagtgtatgaatacatattaaaacactacatgtatatacattttaactgagtcgttaagtcatcgttagtcgttacatgtaaatgttgttttgaaacctttaggttaacgatcttgttaaatgttgttaacccattgtttattatatctaaagagatgttaaattattacattatcatgatattatgatatattaatatatcttagtatgatatatatacagttaaatgttgttacaacgataatcgttacatatatgtctcgtttcgaaatcattaagttagtagtcttatttttacatatgtagttcattgttaatacacttaatgacatgtttacttatcatttatcatgattaaacatagtgtatcaatatcttaatatgattcatatgtatttagtaagacgttgttataacgataattgttatatatatcgttttgagtttcttaattcaataaactcaattttatgtatataactcattgttaaaatacctaatgagatacttacttatcataatatcatgttaactatatatataatcatatatatgtcatcatatagtttttacaagttttaacgttcgtgaatcaccggtcaacttgggtggtcaattgtctatatgaaacctatttaaattaatcaagtcttaacaagtttgattgcttaacatgttggaaacacttaatcatgtaaataacaatttcatttaatatatataaacatggaaaagttcgggtcactacatgcatgatcagcctctgtctttgaatataccaatatatcatcgataaacacgataacaaactgatctaaatatggtttacaaaccctgttcatcagatccatgaagactgtcgaagcatttgttaacccaaatggcataaccaagaactcgtaatgcccatatctagttctgaacgctgtcttcggtatatatGATTCTGCAactcgaacctgatgatacccagatctaagatctattttcgagAAATACGATGCACCctacagctgatcgaaaagatcatcgATTATAGGTAAAGGATACTTGTTCTTAACCGTCctcttgttcaactctcgataatctatacacattctcagagtaccgtctttcttctttacaaacaacaccggtgcaccccacggtgaagaactcgatcttataaaccctctgtctaacaattcttttatctgagacatcatctctctaatttcagaaggttctaacctataaggagccttagaTATTGGAGTTGTTCCTGGaatcaactcaatcttatattctacttctcttaccggcggcaacCCCAGTAACTCATCAGGAAATACCTCAAGAAATTCCGAAACCACTGAAATATTGGTAACAgatctcttctctatcttagcatcaataacataagccataaaagactcacatCCCTTATTAAGTGATttcttcgccttcatcatagaaatcaatgGAAAACTAAACCCActtcgctcccctcgggccacaatacgggttccatcggtcaaacggaaagtcacaatcttcttatcacacttaatatgggccttatgtaggctcatccagttcatccctaacactacatcaaaactagggataagcaacactaaacaggacatagcaagcggtctaccatcaatttctatactagctccagacacatacgttgtgactagaaccgccttaccatcagctacctctactctaacaggctcaggcagcacagtagcaggtaaccctaacttagtacaaaaatctatagacataaacgtcCTATTTGTACCCTAATCAAataatactctagcaggtattgagttgatcaagaacataccggttatgatgtcatcattattagtttcggcctcaactgtcatctgaaaggccctggctTCTAAAGTTGGTGAGTTCTTTCTCTTCTATCCACTagaggctgtggaacccccgatagatgccgaacgcgcccctgaccctgccccgaaacTTGCGCCCTTTGACACCTGACAACTTGCTGAGCGATGACCtggctgatgacaactccaacaaacgttttccctgaaggaacacccctgagattcatgacctaccataccgCATCTTAAACACCTTCTTGTTGCCTCTGAACACTGACCACTATGggaagacttacaacctttacaccattctttcttaccagaacctgaacctgaaccACCTTGATTACccttacccttttgtctaaacccaaacAATTTCTTTGACTTAGAACCTGACTGACTGGTATCCTGACTACCTTGCGGTACCACATTCCCTATATTCATACCCCTTGCTACTCTAACATCACTTTCAACCATCTTTGACATCATAAAAACCTGAGATAACGTAGGTGCTGACCTCACAAAGGTCCTGTACTCTGGCAAGATCATGTTCACAAGATGCTGAATTCGAAATTGTCTCATCTGGAACCCACTATTGCACAAACCTCAACTTGTCCATATACTTCTCAATTACTTCATCAATTAACATCTACGGCGTCATCCGCATTTCAAGGAACTCCATCTTAATTCTGTTCATTTCAAACACATTACAGTACTGCTCACATACCTTACTGTAAAACTGTTCCCACTTAATCATTTTAACTTGCTCTGGAGGGACACTagctatcacagaatcccaccacaccattgctctatctttcaataacatgctcGCATAATTCACCCTTAATTTTGGCTCACACTGACAGGCATCAAATGCCTTATTAACCtcccgtaaccaattgagagtcacgGCTGGGTCAGTACTTCCCGAGAAAGAAGAAGGTCCACAATCCCTGAATTTTTTAAAGGTGCATCTTTTTAGTgctggtattgttgttggaattgttgttgTGGGAATGGTTGTTGGTATATAggtggctgaacttggttcatcatcatgggattttaatATTGGTAGTAGTTCTGTGGTGGCATGATATGCTGAGGAAATTAGTTCTGTAATGGGTATTGATACTGGTTCTGGTGTATCTGTAGTACGGTATGCGACTGAGCAGTAGTAAAACCcggtggtgtatcctcattacccgactgtctagctaactcaagctcatTAATATTTTCCTGAGCTTCCTTAAGTTTACTTTCAAGCTCATGCACATAATCAGCCTCGTAAACTACCgcctcatcctccacatctggagcactgaacGTTCCGGGGTGGATCGGGTTCGTAGCTTTCGCATCCCTGTtatctgccatctgtgctacaaaacactcgcacaaaagcttagtggataactattagtttactaaacactaccatgcacaacatcctatattcacttagccgcctcatcccacagacatgtttgacttaactcagggtttaggaacaaatacgcacacgtacttgctgctaaaccatgctctgataccacatttgtaacaccctgatttttttatttttttatcacaTCGGAAGAACATATAATTACTTAAATAGCACTGGTTAActtttacaaaccatagttaataAATCCTTATTACAACATTCCAAAACATCGGTgttacatataatatttcaaaatcagaaaacatcagagttaagcttgtagtcaaacatgtcttcaaccggTCCGTAACACCCATCCtaatcagcagtacctaaacctgcaagggtggaaaatgtgggggaattagcacaactgttaagtgaatggatactatctaacagaccaagcataagtaactgaacatgcaagggtcacatctatgctaacgtcctgaactagcatacaacaacaactgataatatgaggatcggcggcttgtacgagcacacgacttagttgatcaagctacagtctaccgatagtccgttttactgattccactgcataaccgtccaaacgcaacacatgcgtccttctatgctatactgaacaatcagtaacatcatgacccgaccaggcaaccacggtcgacctcacatcaaccctaccttgccgcctcggtgggttcccaaccttgccgcctcggttggtgtccaactaacagtgcacaCATAAGATCACAAAAAATCAATCATGTAattgtcctaactagcatggcaatatctagctacacatggtattcatactggatataaacataagtataaaaagtctgaacaagtagcgtgtcagctacttaatactctatctggagatagacccactcaccgaatacccgcaactagctcagataatctatcattgagcggcttccttatccttatcacctgaacataaggcaaatcaagttagtttctgtctattAGCACAAAATAGCACAGTACaggaaatcagtcacaaaaagtgcCGCTAAAgagtctacttaacacttatgcattttcagaatttacatcctgaaaatcagaattcacgcgggcagcataacggctagacaacaacacttagtaaaatattctgccctcaaagacacacggccgactgactcacacagtcggtcgactatgtctacacactcggtcgagtgtccacTCACACTGCTGACTGAGTAAAATAAATCATCTGGTCAgaactcagacacactcggtcgagtgtgtcactcaaccggtcgatcgtctatacggtcggtcgagtgtcaagagacactcggtcgagtgtgttcatctgatgaagaagatgaacacatctacgggtttaacccaaaattcgccatttcttgctctagagctcgtttcatacctcaaaactgaccaaattgactacactaaacatcaataagcataaacccaccatattttgacacaaacaacatcaaaatcaaccaatttgacaCTAAAACCCACTTTTAACAAacttaacacaaaaactccattttctcaaagattaaagcttgatacactaagattcttaccttaaaagattcAGTAAACTAtaaagaacaagatgatatgaatgatttgagctctagaacacaaattaGTAATCTAGGGTTTGATGGAATGAGTTTGAGAGTGTACGGTGTGTTTAGGAATTTTCTAGAGAAAGGGAGAAAATTAGGGAAGAAGGCAGCACATTACACTTAATTGGGGTTAATATCCCAtaacccatcacacacgggtatttatcagttatctaaaatctttcgtacttaatttgacagccctaacggagtccaaattaaataaacgaacctgttctgtgacccttgtcacaaactggtcttaaccaaataataaaataatattgcacatataaataaaataaaggcataaataatcgcacaaatatgcctaagggtaaaatagtcatcttacttctaggcctgatctgaggatgttacaaatacCTAGACCAAGGGACGTGATTTCTCATTCAAATGAGACTACACAAGTAGTTAACTTGGAAGAAATTCCAAGTGAGTCACTAGAACCTCGTAGGGGCTCTAGAACTAGGACACCCAAGTCGTATGGTTCTGATTTTCAACTTTACCTAGTTGAAGGATCGAGAGATTGTGTTAAATCACAATTTTCTTATTGTTATAGTATAGATGATGATCCTAGAACCTTTGATGAGGCTATGAAATCTCGTGACGTTGCTTTTTGGAAAGAAGCAATTGAAGACGAGATGAGTTCTATTTTGGAGAATAATACTTGGGTATTAACAGATTTACCTCCTGGATGCAAACCTTTGGGAAATAAGTGGATCTTCAAGAATAAAATGAAAGTCGGTGGCATAATTGATAAGTTTAAAGCtagattggttatccaaggctttaaACAAAAGGAGGGTATTGATTATTTCGATACATATGCTCATGTTTCTCGTATCACTACTATTAGATTGTTAATAGCACTTGCTGCTATGTATGATCTATGAtccatcaaatggatgtcaaaacagcattcttgaatggtgatttggaAGAGGAAGTGTATATGAGACAACCAGAAGGGTTTGTTATGCTAGGTCAAGAGCATAAGGTGTGCAAGTTGGTTAAATCATTGTACGGGCTGAAACAAGCTCCCAAGCAgtggcatcagaagtttgatgatgtgGTGTTGTCTAATGGTTTTGTACTAAATCAATCTGACAAATGTGTATATAGCAAATTCGATCAATCCGGAAAAGGTGTGATCATTTGCTTATACGTGGATGACATGTTGATCTTTGGTACTGACCAAGATCAAGTTGATATAACAAAGGAGTTTTTATCTTCTAAATTCTCCATGAAGGACATGGGAGTTGCGGATGTAATCTCAGGCATAAGGATTAAAAGGGATGATAGAGGTATCACGATCACACAATCTCATTATATTAAGAAGATCCTGAAACGGTTTAAGTGTGATCAATGTTCTCCCTTGAATACTCCCGTTGATACAACTGTGAAGCTTATGCCCCATTCGGGTAAAGCTATATCACAGCTTGAATACTCTCGAGCAATTGGATGTTTGATGTATGCTATGACAAGCACACGCCCCGATATTTCTTTCATAGTGGGAAAACTGAGTAGGTTTACTAGTAATCCAAATGCTTCTCATTGGCGTGTTGTGGTTAGAGTATTCAAGTATTTAA
This genomic interval carries:
- the LOC139899697 gene encoding uncharacterized mitochondrial protein AtMg00820-like, whose amino-acid sequence is MLQIPRPRDVISHSNETTQVVNLEEIPSESLEPRRGSRTRTPKSYGSDFQLYLVEGSRDCVKSQFSYCYSIDDDPRTFDEAMKSRDVAFWKEAIEDEMSSILENNTWVLTDLPPGCKPLGNKWIFKNKMKVGGIIDKFKARLVIQGFKQKEGIDYFDTYAHVSRITTIRLLIALAAMYDL